One Glycine max cultivar Williams 82 chromosome 4, Glycine_max_v4.0, whole genome shotgun sequence DNA segment encodes these proteins:
- the LOC100810923 gene encoding monocopper oxidase-like protein SKS1, with translation MKMVLSGFSVLLHIVLLSRLCFAGDPTVFTELRVSYTTVSPLGVPQQVIAINKKFPGPVINVTTNNHVIVNVYNELDEGLLLSWSGVQMRRNSWQDGVLGTNCPIPPNWNWTYQFQVKDQIGSFFYFPSLGFQRASGGFGPFVINNREIIQIPFARPDGEIFIMIGDWYTQNHTALRATLDGGKNLGIPDGVLINGKGPFQYNTTLVPGGINYETITVDPGKTYRIRVHNVGISTSLNFRIQNHNLLLVETEGHYTTQTNFTSFDIHAGQSYSFLLSTDQNASTDYYIVASARFVNESLWEKVTGVAILHYSNSKGPATGPLPPPPSDFYDKTASMNQARSVRQNTSASGARPNPQGSFHYGSINITDTYVFKVTSLVPINGTNRATINGISFLKPEVPFRLADKHQLRGTYKLDFPSKPMNRTPVIDRSMINATYKGFIEIILQNNDSSIQNFHLDGYSFFVVGMDYGDWSENSRGSYNKWDAISRCTTQVFPGGWTAILISLDNVGSWNMRAENLDRWYLGQETYLKIVNPEENGDTEMAAPDNVLYCGPLKSLQKTHSTFSAASTLGHSLDLFTVLLGLFAMIFLFLAR, from the exons ATGAAGATGGTTCTGTCTGGGTTCTCTGTGCTGCTGCACATTGTTCTGCTCTCAAGACTTTGTTTTGCTGGCGACCCAACTGTTTTCACTGAACTTCGTGTATCCTACACCACTGTTTCACCTCTGGGTGTTCCTCAACAG GTCATAGCTATCAACAAGAAGTTTCCAGGACCTGTCATCAATGTTACAACCAATAACCATGTAATTGTGAATGTGTACAATGAATTGGATGAAGGCCTTCTCCTTTCATG GTCGGGGGTTCAAATGCGGCGTAACTCGTGGCAAGATGGAGTCCTTGGCACAAATTGTCCAATTCCTCCCAATTGGAATTGGACATATCAGTTCCAAGTCAAGGATCAAATTGGAAGTTTCTTTTACTTCCCTTCTCTTGGTTTCCAAAGAGCCTCTGGTGGCTTTGGTCCCTTTGTTATCAATAATAGGGAAATTATTCAAATTCCTTTTGCACGGCCGGATGGAGAGATTTTCATTATGATTGGTGATTGGTATACTCAGAACCACACG GCCCTTAGAGCAACACTTGATGGTGGAAAAAATCTTGGGATACCAGATGGTGTTCTCATCAATGGGAAAGGGCCTTTCCAGTACAACACTACTCTTGTTCCTGGTGGCATCAATTATGAAACGATTACTGTTGATCCAG GCAAGACTTATCGAATTCGTGTCCACAATGTGGGGATCTCAACTTCTTTGAATTTCCGAATTCAAAATCATAATCTATTGTTGGTGGAGACTGAGGGGCATTACACAACTCAAACAAATTTCACCAGTTTTGATATTCATGCTGGCCAGTCATACTCTTTTCTGCTTTCCACTGACCAGAATGCAAGTACAGACTACTATATTGTTGCGAGTGCCAGGTTCGTGAATGAATCATTGTGGGAGAAGGTTACAGGTGTTGCAATTTTACACTATTCAAATTCCAAGGGGCCAGCAACTGGTCCTCTGCCTCCCCCACCTAGTGATTTTTATGACAAGACAGCTTCAATGAACCAAGCAAGAAGTGTCAG GCAAAATACATCTGCTAGTGGTGCTCGTCCTAATCCTCAAGGGTCCTTTCATTATGGCTCCATCAATATAACTGATACTTATGTGTTTAAGGTTACATCCCTGGTGCCAATCAATGGTACAAATCGAGCTACTATTAATGGGATCTCATTTCTCAAGCCTGAGGTTCCATTCCGGCTTGCTGACAAGCATCAATTAAGAGGAACATATAAGCTTGATTTTCCCAGCAAGCCAATGAACAGAACCCCAGTAATTGACAGATCAATGATCAATGCTACATATAAGGGATTCATTGAGATTATATTGCAGAACAATGACTCctctattcaaaactttcatCTGGATGGCTACTCCTTTTTTGTAGTTGG GATGGATTATGGTGATTGGTCAGAAAATTCTAGAGGTTCTTATAACAAGTGGGATGCAATATCTCGCTGCACAACTCAG GTTTTTCCTGGAGGATGGACAGCTATCCTTATATCGCTTGACAATGTTGGATCATGGAATATGAGAGCAGAAAACCTGGACAGGTGGTACCTAGGTCAAGAAACTTATTTGAAGATCGTCAATCCGGAAGAGAATGGTGACACCGAGATGGCTGCACCAGATAATGTTCTATATTGTGGTCCCCTCAAGAGCTTGCAGAA GACGCATTCTACTTTTTCTGCAGCTTCTACTTTGGGACATAGCTTGGACCTTTTCACAGTGCTCCTGGGACTTTTTGCTATGATTTTTCTCTTCCTAGCTAGATAA